One genomic region from Sphingomicrobium aestuariivivum encodes:
- a CDS encoding glycosyltransferase family 39 protein, giving the protein MIDIVRRMTPARARAHPHALLFVLLMASLPLIALLSPIDHDETQYLAAAELVAGGMSPFRDFLYLQTPYQLYVLAPLFGDPEWHGLLAARLFSGLMGAGVIALVYGALREGGVARHHAMMAAGAIWFCHAFLFGVTLVRNDALPALLLAFAFFVAMGAVDPAQPGRRYKWLLAGLAIGAATGTKISYAVMAGAFAAFPLLAAIFGVMGKRRAVATTLVTSAGVVLALVPMLWIRETAPTAFDYGNFHYHAEAPFLWYEANGRAHRLTLGMKAIDGLLTLVRGPALLALVLYTLLRLRSLKAREAQIPALLLTDLAILAGLVATLAPTPIHRQYAIPLLPPLFVGLGLAWARDRGAFVDKHWLKPAVGLFLAIGLVQPVYNLGGAALDKPTPTVVAEEGRALAALLGAEGIEGEVATLSPETVVGSGLALDPMFATGPFAYRTGDMIDAADRDAVGFVSPSTITDYLEESRPAAIVTGYEASHTVDRIGLEVPIEGFAREAGYRRVESGIGGATFWLRPAD; this is encoded by the coding sequence ATGATCGACATCGTCAGGCGAATGACGCCCGCGCGGGCGCGCGCCCATCCTCATGCGCTCCTGTTCGTCCTCCTTATGGCGAGCCTGCCGCTGATCGCGCTGTTGAGCCCGATCGACCATGACGAGACGCAATATCTTGCCGCCGCCGAACTGGTCGCGGGCGGGATGTCGCCGTTCCGCGACTTCCTCTACCTCCAGACGCCCTACCAGCTCTATGTCCTCGCCCCGCTGTTCGGCGATCCCGAGTGGCACGGCCTCCTCGCCGCGCGGCTCTTCTCGGGGCTGATGGGGGCGGGCGTGATCGCGCTCGTCTATGGCGCGCTTCGCGAGGGCGGGGTGGCGCGGCATCACGCGATGATGGCGGCGGGCGCCATCTGGTTCTGCCATGCCTTCCTGTTCGGGGTGACGCTGGTGCGCAACGATGCGCTGCCAGCGCTCCTGCTCGCCTTCGCCTTCTTCGTCGCGATGGGCGCGGTCGATCCGGCGCAACCCGGGCGCCGCTACAAGTGGCTGCTCGCGGGGCTCGCCATCGGCGCCGCGACGGGCACCAAGATCAGCTATGCGGTGATGGCGGGTGCCTTTGCCGCCTTCCCGCTGCTCGCCGCCATCTTCGGGGTGATGGGCAAGCGCCGTGCGGTGGCGACGACGCTGGTGACGAGCGCGGGCGTGGTGCTGGCGCTGGTGCCGATGCTGTGGATCCGCGAGACCGCGCCGACCGCCTTCGACTATGGCAATTTCCATTATCATGCCGAGGCGCCCTTCCTCTGGTACGAGGCCAATGGCCGCGCCCACCGCCTGACGCTGGGCATGAAGGCCATCGACGGGCTGCTGACGCTGGTGCGGGGACCCGCGCTGCTCGCGCTCGTCCTCTACACCTTGCTGCGGCTGCGCTCATTGAAGGCCCGCGAGGCCCAGATCCCCGCGCTGCTGCTCACCGACCTTGCCATCCTCGCGGGACTGGTCGCCACGCTCGCGCCGACGCCGATCCATCGCCAATATGCGATCCCGCTCCTGCCGCCGCTGTTCGTCGGCCTCGGGCTGGCCTGGGCGCGCGACCGAGGGGCATTCGTGGACAAGCACTGGCTGAAGCCCGCGGTCGGCCTGTTCCTCGCGATCGGCCTCGTCCAGCCCGTCTACAACCTCGGCGGCGCAGCGCTCGACAAGCCCACGCCCACGGTGGTCGCCGAGGAAGGGCGCGCGCTTGCCGCATTGCTCGGCGCCGAGGGGATCGAGGGCGAAGTGGCCACGCTCAGCCCCGAAACCGTGGTCGGGAGCGGACTGGCGCTCGACCCGATGTTCGCGACCGGCCCCTTTGCCTATCGCACCGGCGACATGATCGACGCGGCCGACCGCGACGCGGTGGGCTTCGTCTCGCCCTCGACGATCACCGACTATCTCGAGGAAAGCCGTCCGGCG
- a CDS encoding DUF938 domain-containing protein, producing the protein MTEPSLPPYTMEDLGTEARREAPAATRNVGHIVKVLERWLPDGGLVLETSSGTGQHARAFAEHFPQLDWQPSDMDPAALASIAAWREGGPDNLLPPVEIDTGMADWPVGEADAMLSINMAHIAPWGATLGLLDGAARLLAPGAPLIFYGPWLAEDVETAPSNLAFDESLRGRDRAWGLRKVETLAVAAGKRGLELAERVAMPANNFMLRLIRRA; encoded by the coding sequence ATGACCGAGCCCTCACTGCCGCCTTACACGATGGAAGATCTCGGCACCGAGGCGCGCCGCGAGGCGCCCGCCGCGACGCGCAACGTGGGGCATATCGTCAAGGTGCTCGAACGCTGGCTGCCGGACGGGGGGCTGGTGCTCGAGACCTCGAGCGGGACGGGGCAGCATGCGCGCGCCTTTGCCGAACATTTCCCGCAACTCGACTGGCAACCTTCCGACATGGATCCCGCCGCGCTCGCCTCGATCGCGGCATGGCGCGAGGGCGGGCCCGACAATCTCCTCCCGCCGGTCGAGATCGACACGGGCATGGCCGACTGGCCGGTGGGCGAGGCCGATGCGATGCTGTCGATCAACATGGCGCATATCGCGCCGTGGGGCGCGACGCTCGGGCTTCTCGACGGGGCGGCGCGGCTGCTGGCACCGGGCGCACCTCTGATCTTCTACGGGCCATGGCTGGCGGAGGATGTCGAGACCGCGCCGAGCAACCTTGCTTTCGACGAGAGCCTGCGCGGTCGTGACCGCGCCTGGGGGCTGCGCAAGGTGGAGACGCTCGCGGTGGCCGCTGGCAAGCGCGGGCTGGAGCTTGCCGAACGGGTCGCCATGCCCGCCAACAACTTCATGCTGCGGCTCATTCGCAGGGCGTGA
- a CDS encoding PilZ domain-containing protein, translating into MDESNAPQNRKSPRSSFYMKAALECGGRQKEVRLRNLSAEGALVEADKLPVEGCRVLFRREGLSVPGRVAWSANGRAGIAFAQALEPEVVLRHVPAPKMRAQSAAKRPPVRTSQLSDGERKFAQEWLFGGPGAQIED; encoded by the coding sequence ATGGACGAGAGCAACGCACCGCAGAACCGCAAGAGCCCGCGCTCGAGCTTCTACATGAAAGCCGCCCTCGAATGCGGGGGGCGCCAGAAAGAGGTGCGCCTGCGCAACCTGTCCGCCGAAGGCGCGCTGGTCGAGGCCGACAAGCTGCCGGTAGAGGGCTGCCGCGTGCTGTTCCGCCGCGAGGGGCTGTCGGTCCCGGGCCGCGTGGCGTGGAGCGCCAATGGCCGCGCCGGCATCGCCTTTGCCCAGGCGCTGGAGCCCGAAGTGGTGCTGCGCCATGTGCCCGCGCCCAAGATGCGTGCCCAGAGCGCGGCCAAGCGTCCGCCGGTGCGCACCAGCCAGCTCAGCGACGGCGAACGCAAGTTCGCGCAGGAGTGGCTGTTTGGCGGTCCCGGCGCCCAGATCGAGGACTAG
- a CDS encoding PilZ domain-containing protein, with protein sequence MSDQMMETTLYSLDEETPSADRLDQRDGERHLTLYRVGSVMLGDRRELCLIKNISAGGMMIRAYCRIAEGDALTVELKNGEPVSGKAIWTKGQNVGVQFDEKIDILSILSTSMEGPRPRMPRIEVSCPVSLYVDSHPIPAQVEDISQGGVKVAVRQPLPRGEKDLGVALPGMAPIRASVRWQSDESAGITFNTLMPLGDLVAWLERQRAPISKAS encoded by the coding sequence TTGAGCGACCAGATGATGGAAACCACGCTCTATTCGCTCGACGAGGAGACCCCGTCCGCCGACCGCCTCGACCAGCGCGATGGCGAGCGTCACCTGACGCTCTACCGCGTCGGCTCGGTGATGCTCGGCGACCGCCGCGAACTGTGCCTCATCAAGAACATCTCGGCGGGCGGCATGATGATCCGCGCCTACTGCCGCATCGCGGAGGGCGATGCGCTCACCGTCGAGCTCAAGAATGGCGAGCCCGTCTCGGGCAAGGCGATCTGGACCAAGGGCCAGAATGTCGGCGTCCAGTTCGACGAGAAGATCGACATCCTCTCCATCCTCTCGACCTCGATGGAAGGGCCCCGCCCCCGCATGCCGCGGATCGAGGTCAGTTGCCCCGTCAGCCTCTATGTCGACAGCCACCCCATCCCCGCGCAGGTCGAGGACATCAGCCAGGGCGGGGTCAAGGTCGCCGTCCGCCAGCCGCTACCGCGCGGGGAGAAGGACCTCGGGGTGGCCTTGCCCGGCATGGCGCCGATCCGCGCCTCGGTGCGCTGGCAGAGTGACGAGAGCGCAGGGATCACCTTCAACACGCTCATGCCGCTCGGCGACCTCGTCGCCTGGCTCGAACGCCAGCGCGCGCCCATCTCCAAGGCGAGCTGA